The Arthrobacter sp. NicSoilC5 genome has a window encoding:
- a CDS encoding primary-amine oxidase gives MTLAPTETASAFRLATAEEILDVRAILQSEGHLDPQHRIAYLGLLDPARGTEPQAVDRRFRVFIHDVSGAAPRDVVVSITQQKVLSAVELDTAVTGELPVLEEEFDVVESLLAADDRWLKALADRGLEVEKVRVAPLSAGVFEYGEEKGRRILRGLAFVQEFPEDSAWAHPVDGLVAYVDVVSKEVTQVIDLGVMPIPAEHGNYTDPELTGPVRATQKPISITQPEGPSFTVTGGNHVEWEKWSVDVGFDVREGVVLHNLAFQDGGRKRQIINRASIAEMVVPYGDPSPIRSWQNYFDTGEYLVGQYANSLELGCDCLGEITYLSPVISDAFGNPREIRNGICMHEEDWSILSKHSDLWSGVTYTRRNRRLVISFFTTIGNYDYGFYWYLYLDGTIEFEAKATGIVFTSAFPEGGSDNISQLAPGLGAPFHQHLFSARLDIAIDGFTNRVEEEDVVRQAMGPGNERGNAFSRKRTVLARESDGVREADARAGRTWIISNPESRNRLGESVGYKLHSHNQPTLLADPDSSIARRAAFATKDLWVTRYAEDEKYPTGDFVNQHAGGAGLPAYVSQDRDIDGQDIVVWHTFGLTHFPRVEDWPIMPVDTVGFKLRPEGFFDRSPVLDVPANPNQQASSCHTEGGSGGCH, from the coding sequence ATGACTCTTGCACCAACCGAAACCGCATCGGCCTTCCGCCTGGCAACGGCGGAGGAAATCCTTGACGTCCGCGCCATCCTGCAGTCTGAAGGCCACCTGGACCCGCAGCACCGCATCGCCTACCTTGGCCTGCTGGATCCGGCCCGGGGAACGGAACCACAGGCTGTGGACCGCCGTTTCCGGGTCTTCATCCACGACGTCTCAGGGGCTGCGCCGCGGGACGTCGTGGTCTCCATTACCCAGCAAAAGGTGCTCTCCGCCGTCGAACTCGACACCGCGGTGACCGGCGAACTGCCGGTCCTGGAGGAGGAGTTCGACGTGGTGGAATCGCTCCTGGCCGCCGATGACCGCTGGCTGAAGGCGCTCGCCGACAGGGGCCTCGAGGTCGAAAAGGTCCGCGTTGCGCCGCTCTCGGCCGGAGTTTTCGAATACGGTGAGGAGAAAGGCCGCCGCATCCTTCGCGGCCTGGCGTTCGTGCAGGAATTCCCGGAGGACAGCGCCTGGGCGCACCCGGTGGACGGGCTGGTGGCCTATGTGGACGTGGTCAGCAAGGAAGTCACCCAGGTCATCGACCTCGGCGTGATGCCCATCCCGGCAGAGCACGGCAACTACACCGATCCGGAACTGACCGGGCCTGTCCGCGCCACCCAGAAGCCCATCAGCATCACCCAGCCGGAAGGGCCCAGCTTCACCGTCACCGGCGGCAACCATGTGGAATGGGAGAAGTGGAGCGTGGACGTCGGCTTCGATGTCCGGGAAGGGGTGGTCCTGCACAACCTGGCCTTCCAGGACGGCGGCCGGAAGCGGCAGATCATCAACCGTGCGTCCATTGCCGAAATGGTGGTGCCCTACGGCGACCCCTCGCCCATCCGGTCCTGGCAGAACTATTTCGACACCGGCGAATACCTGGTGGGCCAGTACGCCAACTCGCTGGAACTTGGCTGCGACTGCCTGGGCGAGATCACCTACCTCAGCCCGGTCATCAGCGACGCGTTCGGCAACCCGCGGGAAATCCGCAACGGCATCTGCATGCACGAGGAGGACTGGAGCATCCTCTCCAAGCACTCCGACCTCTGGAGCGGCGTCACCTACACCCGCCGCAACCGCCGCCTGGTGATCTCCTTCTTCACCACGATCGGCAACTACGACTACGGCTTCTACTGGTACCTCTACCTGGACGGCACTATCGAATTCGAGGCCAAAGCCACCGGCATCGTCTTCACCTCCGCATTCCCGGAAGGCGGTTCGGACAACATCTCCCAGCTGGCGCCCGGCCTGGGCGCACCCTTCCACCAGCACCTCTTCAGCGCCCGGCTGGACATAGCCATCGACGGGTTCACCAACCGGGTGGAGGAAGAGGACGTGGTCCGCCAGGCGATGGGGCCGGGCAACGAACGCGGCAACGCCTTCTCCCGCAAGCGCACCGTCCTGGCCCGCGAATCCGACGGCGTCCGGGAGGCTGACGCCCGCGCCGGCCGGACCTGGATCATCTCCAACCCGGAATCCCGCAACCGGCTGGGGGAGTCCGTGGGCTATAAACTGCACTCCCACAACCAGCCCACGCTGCTCGCGGACCCGGACTCCTCCATCGCCCGCCGCGCCGCCTTTGCCACCAAGGACCTGTGGGTCACCCGGTACGCCGAGGACGAGAAGTACCCCACGGGCGACTTCGTGAACCAGCACGCCGGCGGCGCGGGCCTGCCGGCCTACGTCTCGCAGGACCGGGACATCGACGGCCAGGACATCGTCGTCTGGCACACCTTCGGCCTGACCCACTTCCCCCGGGTGGAGGACTGGCCCATCATGCCCGTGGACACCGTCGGCTTCAAGCTCCGTCCCGAGGGCTTTTTCGACCGCAGCCCCGTCCTGGACGTTCCCGCCAACCCGAACCAGCAGGCGTCCTCCTGCCACACCGAGGGCGGCAGCGGTGGCTGCCACTAG
- a CDS encoding TetR/AcrR family transcriptional regulator → MPKIVDHDERRLELVDATWRIIARQGLESATMREIATEAGFANGALKPYFPTKDTLLEFAFSHVFNRTNLRIAEVTAGRTGLDALRAFCLEVLPLDDERVNEARIVVPFWQRAINDPRKAAIHQQSMNEWLVAIRRFLAEARDSGDVRAAVDDSTLAGQLLNMLLGAQIEAALAPVGQIDFGHAAQLEGYLSLLGKIPGRK, encoded by the coding sequence GTGCCGAAGATAGTTGACCATGATGAGCGCCGCCTGGAACTCGTGGATGCCACCTGGCGGATCATCGCCCGGCAGGGCCTTGAGAGCGCCACCATGCGCGAGATCGCCACGGAGGCAGGCTTCGCCAACGGCGCCCTGAAACCCTACTTCCCCACCAAGGACACCCTGCTCGAATTCGCCTTCAGCCATGTGTTCAACAGGACCAACCTGCGCATCGCAGAGGTCACGGCCGGGCGGACAGGCCTGGACGCATTGCGGGCCTTTTGCCTTGAGGTTCTCCCCCTCGACGACGAGCGCGTCAATGAGGCGCGTATCGTGGTCCCGTTCTGGCAAAGGGCCATCAATGACCCCCGGAAGGCGGCGATCCACCAGCAGTCGATGAATGAATGGCTGGTGGCAATCCGCCGCTTCCTGGCAGAGGCGAGGGACAGCGGCGACGTGCGTGCCGCCGTCGACGATTCCACCCTTGCCGGGCAGCTGCTGAACATGCTGCTGGGGGCCCAGATCGAGGCCGCCCTTGCACCTGTTGGCCAGATCGACTTCGGCCACGCCGCCCAGCTGGAGGGCTATCTTTCCTTGCTGGGCAAAATTCCCGGCCGGAAATGA
- a CDS encoding CsbD family protein yields the protein MGLDDKIGNAAEKLGGKGKEAAGNATGDESLKAEGQTDQAKSDLKQAGEHVKDAFKKD from the coding sequence ATGGGTTTGGATGACAAGATCGGCAACGCTGCAGAGAAGCTCGGCGGCAAGGGCAAGGAAGCTGCCGGAAACGCCACGGGCGACGAGAGCCTGAAGGCTGAAGGCCAGACGGACCAGGCAAAGTCGGACCTCAAGCAGGCCGGCGAGCACGTCAAGGATGCCTTCAAGAAGGACTAG
- a CDS encoding DUF1003 domain-containing protein → MAEIRVNWHRRHKEGLSTGDKAADALRNGMGSWPFVGLFLGFMGLWALVNSIVLATNAWDPYPYILLNLFLSMLAGLQGAILLIAAKRQDAIASAMAQHDYETDVRAAAQIEMLMNINAEQLKLLQELRDMRDRP, encoded by the coding sequence ATGGCTGAGATAAGAGTTAACTGGCACCGGCGGCACAAAGAAGGCCTCAGTACGGGCGACAAGGCTGCTGACGCCCTTCGGAACGGCATGGGCAGCTGGCCTTTTGTGGGGCTGTTCCTGGGTTTTATGGGGCTGTGGGCCCTGGTGAATTCCATTGTCCTCGCCACCAACGCTTGGGACCCTTACCCCTACATCCTGCTGAACCTTTTCCTGTCCATGCTGGCGGGACTGCAGGGCGCCATCCTGCTCATTGCAGCCAAGCGCCAGGATGCCATCGCCTCGGCCATGGCGCAGCACGATTACGAAACTGACGTCCGGGCCGCGGCGCAGATAGAGATGCTGATGAACATCAACGCTGAACAGCTGAAGCTGCTGCAGGAACTGCGGGACATGCGGGACCGGCCCTGA
- a CDS encoding DUF1345 domain-containing protein: MKSMTATGDHHRNFNSRAHHSRLRLLVMLAVGLVAALAVGTFGTWTYAPALGWAAASATYLVWVWSVIGRLGPAATAAHARREDPGRVFSDALVLGATVASFAGVALILLDASSEQGGAKDATVAMALGSIALSWFLVHTLFTLRYAAIYYRDGTGVDFNEESQPRYSDFAYLAFTVGMTFQVSDTDLKTTAIRSTVLRQALLSYLLGAIVLATTINLVSGLIH; this comes from the coding sequence ATGAAGTCCATGACGGCTACCGGCGACCACCACCGGAACTTCAACTCCCGTGCCCACCATTCCCGGCTCCGCCTGCTGGTGATGCTCGCCGTCGGCCTGGTGGCGGCGCTGGCGGTTGGCACGTTTGGCACCTGGACGTATGCCCCGGCCCTCGGCTGGGCCGCCGCCTCGGCCACCTACCTCGTCTGGGTGTGGAGCGTGATCGGACGCCTGGGCCCTGCAGCCACCGCTGCGCATGCGCGGCGGGAGGATCCGGGCAGGGTCTTCTCTGACGCGCTGGTCCTGGGCGCCACCGTGGCCAGCTTTGCGGGCGTCGCCCTGATTTTGCTCGATGCCTCCAGTGAGCAGGGCGGAGCCAAGGATGCCACCGTGGCCATGGCGCTGGGCAGCATTGCCCTGTCATGGTTCCTGGTCCACACCCTGTTCACCCTCCGCTATGCAGCCATCTACTACCGCGATGGCACGGGAGTGGATTTCAATGAGGAAAGCCAGCCCCGGTACTCGGATTTTGCCTACCTGGCCTTCACCGTGGGCATGACATTCCAGGTATCGGACACCGACCTGAAGACCACTGCCATCCGTTCCACGGTCCTGCGCCAGGCGCTGCTGTCCTACCTGCTGGGTGCCATCGTCCTGGCCACCACCATCAACCTGGTGTCGGGGCTGATCCACTAA
- a CDS encoding helix-turn-helix domain-containing protein, with protein sequence MPAAAATGATARTPRQDLNSSVATSFDHWKHLVAESFVPLTARTADVEGFQGRMRSRVLDRMSIVEVTATSHEVHRTPALIAQAHERYFKLNLQLEGTGLLIQDNREAVLQPGDLAIYDTNRPYTLAFEDSTRIMVLMFPCDALSLPVDYVGQLAAVRMGSGGLSGIVGQFIRELSANLDVLNGPSGSRLATNALDLVSTMLHAEMDITPDRMKPQALLAVSVREYIEANLADPLLSPASIAAAHFISTRHLHNVFHESGTTVASWIRTQRLEGARRDLRDPLHAGQSVGTVAARWGFLDAAHFSRTFRDAFGVSPTEWRRG encoded by the coding sequence ATGCCAGCAGCTGCAGCAACCGGGGCAACAGCCCGGACCCCACGCCAGGACCTCAACTCCAGCGTTGCCACGTCGTTCGACCACTGGAAACACCTGGTGGCCGAATCCTTCGTGCCCCTCACCGCGCGGACGGCGGACGTGGAGGGCTTCCAGGGCCGCATGCGCTCCCGGGTGCTGGACCGGATGTCCATCGTGGAAGTGACCGCCACCTCCCACGAGGTCCACCGCACCCCCGCGCTGATCGCCCAGGCCCATGAGCGCTATTTCAAGCTGAACCTGCAGCTGGAAGGCACGGGCCTGCTGATCCAGGACAACCGCGAAGCCGTCCTGCAGCCCGGCGACCTGGCAATCTATGACACCAACCGGCCCTACACCCTTGCCTTCGAGGACAGCACCAGGATCATGGTCCTGATGTTTCCCTGCGACGCCCTCTCCCTGCCCGTGGACTACGTGGGGCAGCTCGCCGCGGTGCGCATGGGCAGCGGTGGCCTCAGCGGAATCGTGGGCCAGTTCATTCGCGAACTGTCGGCGAACCTGGACGTCCTGAACGGCCCCAGCGGATCGCGGCTCGCCACCAACGCTTTGGACCTGGTGTCCACCATGCTGCACGCGGAAATGGACATCACGCCGGACCGCATGAAGCCGCAGGCACTGCTGGCGGTCTCGGTCCGCGAGTACATCGAGGCCAACCTGGCCGATCCCCTGCTGTCACCGGCAAGCATCGCCGCCGCGCACTTCATCTCCACCCGGCACCTGCACAACGTCTTCCACGAGTCGGGGACCACCGTAGCCAGCTGGATCCGGACGCAGCGGCTCGAAGGCGCACGCCGCGACCTCCGCGACCCGCTGCACGCCGGGCAATCCGTTGGCACGGTGGCTGCCCGCTGGGGGTTCCTGGATGCCGCCCATTTCAGCCGCACGTTCCGGGATGCCTTTGGTGTTTCACCCACCGAATGGCGCCGGGGCTGA
- the gdhA gene encoding NADP-specific glutamate dehydrogenase, whose product MDARLEAIKDTVLARNPGEAEFHQAVVEVFESLGPVHDRHPEFLEAAILERLCEPERQIIFRVPWTDDSGRVQINRGFRVEFNSALGPYKGGLRFHPSVYLGIVKFLGFEQIFKNALTGMPIGGGKGGSDFDPRGRSDAEVMRFCQSFMTELYRHIGEYTDVPAGDIGVGGREIGYLFGQYKRITNRYESGVLTGKGISWGGSLVRPEATGFGTVIFTQEMLKTRGTSFDGQRVVVSGSGNVAINAIAKAQSLGAAVVACSDSSGYVVDEAGIDVALLREVKEVQRGRLKDYAERRGGVTYVDGGSVWDVDATVALPCATQNELDGAAAARLIRNGLVAVGEGANMPSTRDAVAVFQEAGVLFGPGKAANAGGVATSALEMQQNASRDSWSFEHTEERLTEIMVGIHDRCAATAEEYGEPGNYVLGANIGGFVKVADAMLAQGLI is encoded by the coding sequence ATGGACGCACGGCTCGAAGCCATCAAGGACACCGTCCTCGCGCGGAATCCCGGTGAAGCGGAGTTCCACCAGGCAGTGGTGGAGGTTTTCGAAAGCCTTGGCCCGGTCCACGACAGGCACCCGGAATTCCTCGAGGCTGCCATCCTGGAACGCCTTTGCGAGCCCGAACGCCAGATCATCTTCCGTGTGCCGTGGACGGACGACTCCGGACGCGTCCAAATCAACCGCGGCTTCCGGGTGGAGTTCAACTCCGCGCTGGGCCCGTACAAGGGCGGACTGCGCTTCCACCCGTCCGTCTACCTGGGCATCGTCAAATTCCTCGGCTTCGAGCAGATCTTCAAGAATGCCCTGACCGGCATGCCCATCGGCGGCGGCAAGGGCGGTTCCGACTTCGATCCCCGCGGCCGCAGCGATGCCGAAGTCATGCGGTTCTGCCAGTCCTTCATGACCGAGCTCTACCGCCACATCGGCGAATACACGGACGTCCCGGCCGGCGACATCGGCGTGGGCGGCCGCGAGATCGGCTACCTCTTCGGCCAGTACAAGCGCATCACCAACCGCTACGAATCCGGCGTGCTCACCGGCAAGGGCATCTCCTGGGGCGGCTCCCTCGTCCGGCCCGAGGCCACCGGATTCGGCACCGTCATCTTCACCCAGGAAATGCTGAAAACCAGGGGCACGTCCTTTGACGGCCAGCGCGTGGTGGTGTCGGGCTCCGGCAACGTGGCCATCAACGCCATCGCCAAAGCCCAGTCCCTCGGTGCCGCGGTGGTGGCCTGCTCCGACTCGTCAGGCTACGTGGTGGACGAGGCAGGCATCGACGTCGCGCTCCTCCGTGAGGTGAAGGAAGTGCAGCGCGGCCGCCTGAAGGATTACGCCGAACGCCGGGGCGGCGTTACCTACGTGGACGGCGGTTCGGTGTGGGACGTCGACGCCACGGTGGCACTTCCCTGCGCCACGCAGAACGAGCTCGACGGCGCCGCTGCCGCCCGCCTGATCCGCAACGGCCTGGTTGCCGTCGGAGAGGGCGCCAACATGCCCTCCACGCGTGACGCTGTTGCGGTGTTCCAGGAGGCGGGCGTCCTCTTCGGGCCGGGCAAGGCCGCCAACGCCGGCGGCGTGGCAACCTCGGCCCTGGAAATGCAGCAGAACGCCAGCCGTGATTCGTGGTCCTTCGAGCACACCGAAGAGCGGCTGACCGAGATCATGGTGGGCATCCACGACCGCTGCGCCGCCACCGCGGAGGAGTACGGCGAACCCGGCAACTACGTGCTCGGCGCCAACATCGGCGGGTTCGTCAAGGTGGCGGACGCCATGCTGGCGCAGGGGCTGATTTAG
- a CDS encoding AmiS/UreI family transporter has protein sequence MSFICLLLSGAALLVNGLATLGRLPRRDAATFSLLLGGTQLVLGVVHLSTGSTRTEHLLTAAGMFLFGLTYAYAGLDVLLALGSKGLGWFCGMVAFFGLLLAGAWIGSDPLLAVLWVCWSVLWGLLFASAAFGAVRLDLFTGWALVLASQVTATFPAFLGLAGLWPRAAGPAWLAAAFLAGLFIAARVLARRGPASPRRASEGEAVSAR, from the coding sequence ATGTCCTTCATTTGCCTGCTTCTCTCCGGTGCCGCGCTGCTGGTCAATGGGCTGGCGACGCTGGGGCGTCTCCCCCGCCGCGACGCCGCCACCTTCAGCCTGCTGCTCGGCGGCACCCAACTGGTGCTCGGCGTCGTCCATCTTTCCACTGGCAGTACCCGCACTGAACACCTCTTGACGGCCGCCGGCATGTTCCTGTTCGGGCTGACGTACGCCTATGCCGGGCTGGATGTTTTGTTGGCCCTGGGTTCGAAGGGCCTGGGCTGGTTCTGCGGCATGGTGGCGTTTTTCGGCCTGCTGCTGGCGGGCGCGTGGATCGGGTCGGATCCGCTGCTCGCGGTGCTCTGGGTGTGCTGGTCGGTGCTGTGGGGGCTGTTGTTCGCCTCGGCTGCATTCGGCGCGGTGCGGCTGGACCTGTTCACCGGCTGGGCGCTGGTGCTGGCCAGCCAGGTCACTGCAACCTTTCCGGCGTTCCTGGGCCTGGCCGGTTTGTGGCCCAGGGCGGCCGGGCCGGCGTGGCTGGCGGCAGCCTTCCTGGCCGGACTGTTTATCGCGGCACGCGTGCTGGCCCGGCGCGGACCTGCCAGTCCGCGCCGGGCCAGTGAAGGGGAAGCCGTGAGCGCTAGGTAA
- a CDS encoding APC family permease, whose amino-acid sequence MSISNSEPRTTDAPAKEHSTALRAGSIGVLGILFFVLSAQAPLTGIVGASPLAAALGNGAGAPGAYLIVGIVIVIFAVGFVAMSRKIQANGAFYAYVTAAFGRKTGAGAAWLALLAYNTVQAAMYGLYGAAFSGLLASIGLEVPWWLLALATMAGVQVLGSLNIELGARVLALLVGLEVAILLLFGFTVLLHGGGPEGIGVAASFSPEAIGAGAPGVAIMFAVASMFGFESTAIYSAEAKDPHRTVARATYLSVGVISVFFSFISWMLVSYYGPSRVMDAAGAALESGDATSFVLGPMVELFGPWAGVVAGILLVTSLLAGIIAFHNGINRYLHSLALRGSMPAVLARTNRHRAPAFAAWIQTATAVVLVLPFAILALDPVLTLFSWFSGLAVAALLVLYMLCSVAVVSFFRRERAGAQLWQTRIAPVLATVLLAWVLFLVVSNFTALIGGSAETATALLAAVPVVFLAGVLVESAIERRHHAATLGHALT is encoded by the coding sequence ATGAGTATTTCGAATTCCGAGCCCCGGACCACTGACGCTCCGGCCAAGGAGCATTCAACGGCACTGCGCGCCGGCAGCATCGGCGTCCTGGGCATCCTCTTCTTCGTCCTGTCGGCACAGGCACCCCTCACCGGGATCGTGGGCGCCTCGCCGCTGGCCGCAGCGCTCGGCAACGGTGCCGGCGCACCCGGCGCCTACCTGATCGTGGGCATCGTCATCGTGATCTTCGCCGTCGGATTTGTGGCGATGAGCCGCAAAATCCAGGCCAACGGCGCCTTCTACGCCTACGTCACCGCAGCGTTCGGCAGGAAAACCGGCGCCGGCGCCGCCTGGCTGGCCCTCCTGGCCTACAACACCGTCCAGGCCGCGATGTACGGGCTTTACGGTGCGGCGTTCTCCGGGCTGCTGGCATCCATCGGACTGGAGGTTCCGTGGTGGCTGCTTGCCCTGGCCACCATGGCCGGCGTCCAGGTGCTGGGTTCCCTGAACATCGAACTCGGTGCCCGCGTGCTGGCCCTGCTGGTGGGCCTCGAGGTGGCCATCCTGCTGCTGTTCGGCTTCACCGTCCTGCTCCACGGCGGCGGCCCGGAAGGCATCGGCGTGGCCGCGTCCTTCTCGCCCGAGGCCATCGGGGCCGGAGCGCCGGGCGTAGCCATCATGTTCGCCGTGGCTTCCATGTTCGGCTTCGAGTCCACGGCCATCTATTCGGCGGAGGCCAAGGACCCGCACCGCACGGTGGCCCGGGCCACCTACCTGTCCGTCGGTGTCATCTCCGTCTTCTTCTCCTTCATCTCCTGGATGCTGGTCAGCTACTACGGCCCGTCCCGGGTCATGGACGCGGCCGGGGCAGCCCTCGAATCCGGCGACGCCACGTCCTTTGTGCTCGGTCCCATGGTGGAGCTGTTCGGACCATGGGCGGGCGTGGTGGCAGGCATCCTGCTGGTCACCTCGCTGCTCGCCGGCATCATCGCCTTCCACAACGGCATCAACCGCTACCTGCACTCCCTGGCCCTGCGCGGTTCCATGCCCGCCGTGCTGGCCCGGACCAACCGGCACCGCGCCCCTGCCTTTGCCGCCTGGATCCAGACCGCCACCGCCGTCGTCCTGGTGCTTCCCTTCGCCATCCTGGCCCTGGACCCGGTCCTGACCCTCTTCTCCTGGTTCAGCGGCCTGGCCGTGGCGGCACTGCTGGTGCTCTACATGCTGTGCTCGGTGGCGGTGGTCAGCTTCTTCCGCCGCGAACGTGCCGGGGCGCAGCTGTGGCAGACCCGGATCGCCCCCGTCCTGGCAACGGTGCTGCTCGCCTGGGTCCTGTTCCTGGTGGTCAGCAATTTCACGGCCCTCATTGGCGGCAGTGCGGAAACAGCAACCGCCCTGCTCGCCGCGGTTCCCGTGGTCTTCCTGGCCGGGGTGCTGGTGGAATCCGCCATCGAGCGCCGGCACCACGCCGCCACCCTGGGACACGCGCTTACCTAG
- a CDS encoding NAD(P)/FAD-dependent oxidoreductase, with amino-acid sequence MAQHNSAMEQDLDVVIVGAGFAGLTAARELTRRGLAVRLVEARDRIGGRTWLDHRLGRDVEIGGTWVHWTQPYIWAELKRYGIGTVASPEPQRAFWWADGGRREGDPGALLDVIGRHNGEFTKESRTYFPEPFRPLATDAFKGIDHISVQDRIREQFPAGDARDILESFWTLNFNGPLEDAALTQALRWVALTNGDWAVNFEACATYKIQGGTAALAEAILEDSRAAVDFGFAVEGMTDDGGSVTLRSADGRAISARAAIVTVPLPVLGTIDFQPPLPPAKMEAAKRGQVSKGVKVWIRLRGEHAPFVALGNADWPLNFFQVEYTLDGDTIVVGFGPDTTRIDASDAAAVQEQLARLVPGVDVLDVATHDWVADPLAGETWPMHRTGFLGNHLAAMQSGYGNVLFAGSDIANGWGGFIDGAIESGMEAAQAAASLLGPRSAARPAAQEPVPQNPALR; translated from the coding sequence ATGGCACAGCACAACAGCGCCATGGAGCAGGACCTGGACGTCGTCATCGTGGGTGCCGGGTTTGCCGGCCTCACCGCGGCCCGCGAACTCACCCGTCGTGGACTGGCAGTCCGCCTCGTTGAAGCGCGGGACCGCATCGGCGGCCGGACCTGGCTGGACCACCGGCTGGGCCGCGACGTGGAGATCGGCGGCACGTGGGTCCACTGGACCCAGCCGTACATTTGGGCGGAGTTGAAGCGGTACGGCATCGGAACCGTCGCCAGCCCGGAGCCCCAGCGGGCTTTCTGGTGGGCCGACGGCGGCCGCCGTGAAGGCGACCCCGGAGCCTTGCTTGACGTGATCGGCCGGCACAACGGCGAATTCACCAAGGAGTCCCGGACCTACTTCCCCGAACCGTTCCGGCCGTTGGCGACGGATGCCTTCAAGGGCATCGACCACATCTCGGTGCAGGACCGGATCCGGGAACAGTTTCCCGCCGGCGACGCCCGGGACATCCTCGAATCCTTCTGGACCTTGAACTTCAACGGCCCCCTGGAGGACGCGGCACTGACCCAGGCGCTGCGCTGGGTGGCCCTGACCAACGGTGACTGGGCCGTCAACTTCGAAGCCTGCGCCACGTACAAGATCCAGGGCGGAACCGCCGCGCTCGCCGAGGCCATCCTTGAGGACTCCCGTGCCGCCGTCGACTTTGGTTTCGCCGTGGAAGGCATGACGGACGACGGCGGGAGCGTCACCCTGCGGAGCGCGGACGGCCGGGCCATCAGCGCCAGGGCCGCCATTGTCACGGTCCCCCTTCCCGTCCTGGGAACCATCGACTTCCAGCCGCCGCTGCCGCCGGCCAAGATGGAAGCCGCGAAGCGCGGACAGGTGTCCAAGGGCGTCAAGGTGTGGATCCGGCTGCGGGGTGAGCACGCGCCGTTCGTGGCGTTGGGCAACGCGGACTGGCCGTTGAACTTCTTCCAGGTGGAGTACACGCTCGACGGCGACACGATCGTCGTCGGCTTCGGCCCCGACACAACAAGAATCGATGCGTCAGACGCAGCGGCAGTCCAGGAGCAGCTGGCCCGGCTGGTGCCCGGCGTTGACGTGCTGGACGTCGCTACCCATGACTGGGTGGCGGACCCGCTGGCGGGAGAGACCTGGCCGATGCACCGGACGGGTTTCCTCGGCAACCACCTGGCCGCGATGCAGTCCGGGTACGGCAACGTGCTTTTTGCCGGCTCCGATATTGCCAACGGCTGGGGCGGCTTCATCGACGGTGCCATTGAGAGCGGCATGGAAGCGGCGCAGGCCGCCGCGTCGCTGCTTGGCCCCCGCTCCGCCGCCCGCCCGGCCGCCCAGGAACCAGTGCCGCAAAATCCTGCACTGCGCTGA
- a CDS encoding cupin domain-containing protein, translated as MTTTPSFTASASLDPGRNEPFELGKVQWVRRFGEGDRPALACGYWHVNPTEAPEPFNLVMEADETIHIIEGHLRIEVEGGVSYDLTAGGAASFNKGARTRWAVLAPTVEFFVYS; from the coding sequence ATGACCACCACCCCGTCCTTCACCGCGTCCGCTTCCCTTGACCCCGGCAGGAATGAGCCCTTCGAACTCGGCAAAGTACAGTGGGTGCGCCGCTTCGGCGAGGGTGACAGGCCCGCGCTGGCCTGCGGCTACTGGCACGTCAATCCCACAGAAGCCCCCGAACCCTTCAATCTCGTAATGGAAGCCGATGAGACCATCCACATCATCGAAGGTCACCTCCGGATCGAGGTGGAGGGCGGCGTCAGCTATGACCTCACCGCCGGCGGCGCCGCCTCCTTCAATAAGGGCGCCCGTACCAGGTGGGCTGTGCTGGCCCCCACCGTCGAATTCTTCGTCTACTCCTAG
- a CDS encoding TetR/AcrR family transcriptional regulator: MTASAARTATPKYGKGREALLRAAVDVVAQKGLRGLTYRAVAEAAGVNNSLVAHHFGTRDALIEAALLWSSEQSIGASRLREAAENGGTFTEALLELLLEDPGLQVFQYEMILEARRRPELAGPVAALYESYVGALSEGLEAFGFQGDVRVVARSLFAALDGLVLQYLAGVGREEIAAALEEVHQAVLLRRGGIAGS, from the coding sequence ATGACCGCTTCCGCCGCCCGCACCGCCACGCCCAAATATGGCAAGGGCCGCGAAGCCCTGCTTCGGGCGGCGGTGGATGTGGTGGCGCAGAAGGGCCTGCGCGGACTCACGTACCGTGCGGTGGCCGAGGCGGCGGGCGTCAACAACAGCCTGGTCGCCCACCATTTCGGGACCCGGGACGCCCTGATCGAGGCAGCGCTCCTGTGGTCCTCGGAGCAGTCCATCGGCGCGTCACGGCTGCGGGAAGCAGCCGAAAACGGCGGGACTTTCACGGAGGCGCTGCTGGAGCTGCTGCTTGAAGATCCGGGGCTGCAGGTGTTCCAGTACGAGATGATCCTCGAGGCCCGGCGCCGCCCGGAGCTGGCGGGACCGGTGGCCGCGCTGTATGAAAGCTATGTTGGTGCGCTGTCGGAGGGGCTTGAGGCATTCGGCTTCCAGGGTGACGTCCGCGTGGTGGCCCGCTCGCTGTTCGCCGCGCTGGATGGACTGGTGCTGCAGTACCTGGCGGGCGTGGGGCGGGAGGAGATCGCTGCCGCCCTGGAGGAGGTGCACCAGGCGGTTCTCCTGCGGAGGGGTGGCATCGCGGGCAGTTAA